CTGGCTTCAAAAGCGATTCGAGCCGCCTGCCTAGCGCCTTGATGCAAACCTCGCCCCGGCGTGCCGGGAACCGCCTCAATACATGTGACAAGCGCTTCTGCTACTGCTTTAGGCTTGGGCCAAGTTGTCGCAGCATTATCCAAGTAAATCATAGTTTCACCTCTATAAAGTTACATAGGAAGAACAAATTTTAACAAAATGAGATCGGAACACAGAGAAGCAGAGAAAATGCCAGAGGAAATAGAAAGAAGTACCAAGAGCGATAACAACAGCCGCCCATTTAAAAAGCAAATCCTTTTTTACAGAAGGACATAAAGACAACGGCAGCTTCGCAAAGCTTCCGTTGTCTTTTCTTTTATATTGTTTCACGTGAAACACAAATTATACACTAAATGGACCTTGCTGCTTTAAAGCAAAGCCTGCTAAACTCTGCTGCTCTTGAATCAACTCTAAAAGACGCTCTAAATCTTCTTGGGAGTAAAATTCGATTTCAATTTTACTTTTCAATTTACCAGGTTTAATACGAACTTTGGTTCCCAAGCGATTTTGCAAACGATCTTCTGCATCCTGCCAATATACATCTGGCGCAATTTCATCTTTTTGACGAGGCTTGCGCTCTTTTTGCCCAGCCATCATTCTGCGCACCCATTCTTCCGCATCTCGAGCCGACAATTCTTGTTCTAAAATAGTTTGCGCCGCTTCTTCTTGCAGTGTTTCCGATGGCAATGCCAAGATAGGGCGAATTTGCCCGGTCGTCAATAATCCCATTGATACGTGCTGTTGTACTCCTACCGGAAGGTTTAGGAGTCGTAGCGTATTGGCAATTAGTGACCGACTACGCCCAATCTTACGGGCCACTTCCTCTTGTGTAAGGCCAAACTCTCCCATAAGACGTTTATACGCTTCCGCTTCTTCGATGGGATTTAGATTTTCACGCTGCAGATTTTCAATCAGCGCAATTTCCGTCATTTCTCCGTCAGTATAGTCCCGTACTACCGCCGGAATTTCATTCAGACCCGCTTGCTGCGAAGCCCTCCATCGACGTTCGCCGGCTACTAATTCATAGCCAGTCATCGTTCGCCTCACAACAATAGGCTGCAAAACGCCATATTGACGCACCGACTCTGCTAATTCCGCCAAAGCGTCCTCGTCAAAATGTTTTCGCGGCTGAAAGCGGTTCGGTGTAATTTTACTAATAGGCACGGTGCGCACTTCTTCTGATGCTGCATTATGAAACAAAGCATCCAAGCCACGCCCTAACCCACGTTGCGGTGTTTTAGACACGTTGAATCACCTCCCGTGCCAACTCCCCATACACTTCCGCTCCCTTAGAACGAGGATCGTACTTTATGATAGGCTGCCCATAACTTGGCGCTTCGCTCAAGCGAACATTGCGAGGAATAATGGTCGCGTAAACTTTATCGCCGAAATGACTGCGCACCTCTTCCGCCACTTGCAAAGATAGATTCGTACGTCCGTCAAACATTGTCAACAAAACACCTTCTAGTTCTAACTGCGGATTTAAGTTGTTTTGTACCAGTGCCACCGTCTGCATCAGCTGCGACAAGCCTTCCAACGCATAGAACTCGCATTGAATCGGTACCAATAAAGAGTCGGCTGCCGAAAGAGAATTAATCGTCAACAGTCCCAATGACGGCGGACAATCAATAACAATATAATCAAACTTCTCCAAGCTTTTCTGTAAAGCCCTCTTCAACTTCATCTCTCGAGAAAAAGCGCTAACCAATTCTACTTCCGCTCCAGCCAATTGAATGGTAGCCGGTACCAAAAAAAGCGACTCCAATTCAGTTGATACGACCGCTTCTTCAAGAGGAGTATCACTTACAAGCACATCATACAAAGAAATCTGCAATTCTTTTTTGTTAATTCCTAAGCCGCTTGTCGCATTTCCTTGGGGATCTACGTCTACTAACAATACTTTTTTGCCATTCTCCGCCAAGCACGCACTCAAATTTACCGCTGTCGTTGTTTTCCCGACGCCGCCTTTTTGATTGGCAATTGCAATTACTCTAGCCAAACCATTCACCTCATGCCCTTTCCAAAAAGCTCTTTTTTTCTTTCATTCCACATAGTATTACTTTTTCCCTGCAATTTTCTTGTTTCACGTGAAACATTTTTAAAAAGCAGAACGTTGCCCACGCAATTTTATATTTTAGAGGCAAATTATATTTGAAACTCGAACACCGTATTCGCCTATGTTATAATGAAGAAACCATTAAATATCTAGTAAGAGGAGGCGCTTTTGCATGCCTTTCTATCATCCTATGATAAGAGAAATCGACGAAAAGGAAATGCGCCGCTACGCTGGCTTAGCGCGTGCCAAAGACTTTCCTGACAGCTTAATTAAGGAAGCTTGTGAAGAAGCGCTGCTGCTCGTTCAGCCTAAAGGCATTTGGCAGATATATGGTTATGATGATCGCAATCAGACCATCCTTAGCCCCACTCCTCTAACGCTAAAAAGTCAGCCTCTTATCGAACATCTTCAAGGATCAGTCCAAATCGCGGTTATGGCCGTAACGATCGGCGCAGCATTAGAGGTTTCTATCGAAAACTCTTTCAAACAAGATCGCTACGCCCTGGGCTTACTCTTAGATGCGGCGGCTACAGCTGCCGTCGAACAAACAGCCGATGCTGTCAATTCTTTTATTGCCCAAGAAATGTCTAAAGTCGGCCTAGTAGCTTTGCGACGCTTTAGTCCAGGCTATGGAGACTGGGATATTACCGATCAGCCCTTAGTTGTCGAAGCAGCCCAAGGCGAACAAATTCAACTGTCTGTTACCGAAAGCTGCATGCTGGTACCACGTAAATCAGTCACTGCCGTCATCGGCCTAGCGCCTCATGAAGAACGTTTAATTTTACCAGCAAGCGAAACTGCGACCTGCTTTTATTGTGAACAAGAAAATTGCGCATCTCGAAAGGAGAACCATCGTAAATGATTGCTATTTTTGACGGTGCTATGGGCACCATGTTACAAAACGCCGGTTTGGCCGTAGGCGCCTGCCCAGAGGCCATGAATTTAGAGGCTCCAGACGTCGTAACCTCGATTCACCGCCAATACATAGAACATGGCGCTACGATTATTGAGACCAATACCTTTGGTGCTAACCGCATTAAACTGACTCATTACGGCCTCCAAGAGCAAGTATCCATTATTTGCCAAAAGGCAGTAGCCGCTGCCAAAGCCGCCTGCAGCCCAGAAACGCGGATCGCCGGCTCTATCGGTCCTACTGGCAAACTGCTTCACCCTCTTGGTGATTTATCCTTTGATGAAGCCTATGAGGTCTTTTGTGAACAAATCCGCGCTCTTGACGCTGCCGGCGTCGATCTGCTGCTCATCGAAACCATTATCGATATTCAAGAAATGCGCGCAGCCCTCTTAGCTGCTAAAGACTCTAGTAGCAAACCAGTCATTTGCCAGCTTTCCTTCGGCGCCGACGGGCGCACCGTCACAGGCACCGATCCGGAAAGCGCCGCCATTTTACTCACCGCCATGGGTGCTGATGTTCTGGGAGCCAATTGTTCCTTAGGGCCAGAACAACTGCTGCCAGTAGTGGAAAAATTAGCTCGCGCTACGCATCTTCCCCTTAGCGTGCAGCCAAATGCAGGTATGCCGCATTTGGTAAATGGTGAGACTGTATTTCCCATGTCTCCAGAAGAAATGGCCCATTGGGCTCCGAAATTAGTTGCCGCTGGCGCCACCTATTTAGGCGGTTGCTGCGGCACAACCCCGGCTCATATCCGCGCTCTCAGCCAAACAGTCGCTGCTCTTTCACCGATAGAGCGTACTAAACCCATTCCAGGCCGCGTAGCCTTAACCAGTCGCAGCCGCACCGTCTGGCTCGGCGCCGATTTGCCGGCCGCAGTCATCGGCGAACGGATCAACCCTACCGGTCGCAAAGCCCTAGCTGCGGAAATCCGCGAAGGCAGCTTCGCTATGGTTAAGCGAGACGCTTTAGCCCAAGTGAAAGCCGGAGCACAAGTACTGGACGTGAATATGGGAGTTGCCGGCCTAGACCAAGCACCTGTTATGAAGCGCGCCATTGAAGAACTAGCCATGCTCGTCGACTTGCCTCTGGCTATTGACACTAGCGACGCGGCCGCCTTGGAAGCCGGACTCAAACAATATCCTGGCCGCGCCTTAATTAACTCAGTTTCCGCCGAACCAGAGCGTTTAGAACAGTTTTTACCATTAGCCAACCGCTATGGCGCAGCAATATTATGTCTACCTATTTCTCCGCAAGGAGTGCCTGCTACGGCCCCGGAGCGAGTGGCTGTTATCCGCCAAATCCTTGATGCTGCTCAAGCGCAGGGCCTTACAGAAAACGACTTTATTCTCGACGCCCTGACGTTAACAGTCGCCGCCGAAGCGGATGCAGCCTTGCAAACACTAGCTACACTGCGTTCTTATCGCGAAGAATTCGGCTATCCCAGCACGATGGGCCTCAGCAATATTTCCTTTGGCCTCCCTGCGCGAGACGCCATCAATACGGCCTTTGCCGCTATGGCCTTTGCCGCTGGCCTAGACGCCCCCATTCTCAACCCTTTACACCAAGGCATGATGCAGACTGCGGCCGCTTCTATGGCCCTTACAGGACGCGACAGCAACGGTCGCCATTATAGTCAAGCTTTCGCCCAAGCGCAGCAGCCTACTGCTGCGACATCAACAACAATGCCTGCAGACATCCTAGGACGCCTTCGCCAAGCCGTTATTGAAGGCGAAAAAGAAGCGGTACCTGCCTTGGTAGAAGAAGCTTTAGCACAGGGACGCTCTTCCTTGGAAATTACTGATCAAGGCCTTACCGCCGCTATGACGGAACTAGGCGAAAGTTTTGGCGCCGGACGCTGCTTCCTGCCCCAAGTGCTTTTAGCCGCTGAAACTATGCGCCAAGCCTTTATTACGCTAAAAGACCGCCTTCCCGGTGAAGCTACGCTTTCTCTAGGCAAAGTAGTCTTGGCTACTGTCAAAGGAGACATTCACGATCTGGGAAAAAACATTGTCGCCGCCTTACTGGAAAACAACGGCTTTACGGTTATCGATCTTGGCAAAGACGTGCCTATTGAAGCCATTGTCGCCGCTGTCAAAGAACAGCAAGCAGACGCCGTCGGCTTGTGCGCTCTAATGACCACCACATTGCCGGCTATCGACGCTACCATTAGCGCCCTGCGCCAAGCAGGACTGCAAGTTCCAGTTATCGCCGGCGGCGCTGTGGTCACTGCCGACTATGCTGCCCAAGCCGGCGCGCAAGCCTACGCCCCGGACGGCGTAGCCGCCGTGCAGCTAGCTAAGAAACTGCTGGGCTAACCCCAAGGTACGAATAGAACCTGAAAGTACGCTAGCGGACACGAAGAATCTATGTTTAACAGGAGTAGAGGGAGGGCTCGAAAAAGGATTGCGGCATTGATTGTATTTGAGACTTTTATTGGAGCAAGCCGGTCCGCAGGACGAAAAAACGGCTAAGGCGGATCACAGTTTCGCCTGTTTGAGCACAACGAGTTAAGGAACTGCCGACTTAGCCAGCTTTTTTAGGCGCGCGCAAATCTTGTCTCAAATACAACCATGCCGCCTTTAGAACCATCTAATTCTTGTTTTATCTAGCCTAAGCTGGCGTAAAAAATTCAGAGATTTTGGCAAAGCTAAAACGGCTGTTGCAACATGTATTATTACATGCTGCAACAGCCGTTTATATTTCCTATTTGCTTAATTCCCCCGCCTCTGGCTTTTCCCTGGTGGAGATCGGATGCTTTGCCATCCATGGCACATCCGGCACTAGGCACATCACGTGCCGTCGCAGTTACTCTGTGTGCCGTTCTTCGACACTCTACGCAATCTTTGTTATTTCCCAGCCGCTTTTTTCTTCGGAATGCGCAGCTCCACGATAATATCATCCTCTTCTTGGCGCTGCTGCATCTGTACGGCAAGTCCATTTTGTTTCATCGTATCTGCCACTTGCTGAATGGTATTCAAAAAAATGCGCACATCCCGGATCACGCCAGTCAGCCGCTTCCGCTCTTTTTTCTTGTTCTTCTCATTTCCTGCTTCTTCCGCCGGCGGCTGTTGGCGCAAAGCAATCAGTTCCTCTGTCTGGCGCACATTAAGCTGCTCCGCGCAAACCGCAGCCAGCACCTCTTCTTGCTCCTCCGGCGACTCCAGTTTCAAAAGGGCCCTGGCATGACGCTCCGATAAACGCTCTTCTTGTAAACGCTGTCGTACTTGCGGCGCCAGCTTTAACAAACGTAATTTATTGGCCAGCGTGGATTGGCTCTTCCCCACCCTTTTGGCCAATTCTTCCTGGGTAAAGCCAAATTGCACAATGAGCTGCTGAAAGCCTTCAGCCTCTTCAAGAAAATGCAAATCTTCGCGCTGCAGATTTTCAATCATGGCCATCTCAGCCATTTCCTTGTCGCCAATCTCGCGCGCAATTACAGGTACTTCCTTCAAGCCGGCCAACTTCGACGCACGCAGACGCCTTTCGCCCGCTACCAGCTCAAATCCTTCCGCCAATGGTCGAACCAATAACGGCTGCAGTACTCCAAATTCCCGAATTGATGCCGCCAGTTCCTCCAGTGATTCGTCATGAAAGGTCTTGCGAGGTTGAAATCGATTAGCCTGAATTCTTTCGATCAAAACAGACAGCACCTCTTGCTGTTTCTGTTCTATTTCAGCAACCGCCTCCGGCTCAATGGACTGCTCGACGGCCGCTGTCACTTCATTTTGGGGTTCTTCTATCGTTTCTTCTTTTGTTTGCCCAAAACCAAAAAGCTTCGTCAAAGGATTCATGGATTTCCACCCTTTCCCCGGTTTGTAAAATCACAAAAATCCGGGAAGCTATGTAATGCTACACTGATTATAGCATGCGTTGATCTTACTTTCATAGAGCCTGTATAACGATACAAAAAAGTCCTTTAGGAGCACAAAAGGCAACGTAACTAAATAACAGAGAACGGCCAGGGAATGGATTGAACAAAAGAATAGCACAATTATATTCTCTCACTGTGCTTTCTATTTCCCGGGAAATAAACCGAGGCTATACTTATCTTTCTATTCTCCACTTTTAAAGGAGCCACTGATTTAATGAACACTCCGTAAAGGCACGAATTTTTTCGTCAGACGAGAAAAAAAGACTGCTTTTACGCAAGATGGGTACAAATCAGTGGTTCCTTAGATCAACGGTTTTTTCTCCGGCAGACCCGCGCGGCGCGGATAGGCCTTAGGAGTTGGCTTTACCTTTTTTAAATAGATTACTGCCCGCACATCCTCTAGTCCCGGCAGCCGCACAGGCTTTACCTGCGCCACTTCTGCTCCCAGAACCTTCAAAGCGCGCTCAGCCTCGAGCAATTCCTCTTCATACTTAGCTCCCTTAAGGGCTACAAAGTAGCCGCCAATTTTTACCAGCGGCAAACAAAGCTCACAGAGTACCGGCAGCCTTGCTACTGCCCTAGAGGTAACAAAATCAAAGACTTCACGCAGCTCTTTTTTTTGTCCGGCTTCCTCTGCCCGGTAATGAAGTATTTTTACCATTTCCATACCGGTAGCCTCAAGTACCGCCGTTAAGAAATTTAAACGTTTCTGCAACGAATCAATCAAAGTCAGCTGTAAATCAGGCCGAAACAGCTTTAGTGGCACCCCGGGAAAACCAGCACCAGTACCCACGTCCGCCACAGATGCGCCTGCGAAAAACAGTTGTTCATCAAAGGCGGTCAAAGAGTCCACCATGTGTTTTACCGCTACTTCAGCCGGTTCAGTAATCGCCGTCAGATTCATTTTTTGATTCCATTCTACCAATAGTTGATAATAGATCTCAAATTTATGAATCTGTTCTTCTGACAATTCATACCCGCTTACCGCAGCAGCCTGTCTCAAATGTTCTGTAAAACTCATGCTTCTCCCTCCCTGCGCCGCTGCTCCAGATGCACCAAGAGCACAGCAATATCTGCAGGAGATACGCCAGAAATACGAGATGCCTGCCCAACCGAACGTGGCTTGATTTCCTGCATCTTTTCCCTAGCTTCTACAGCCAACCCCTGCAAGGACAAATAGTCCACATTATTCGGCAACAGCTTATTTTCCAGTTTTTCCGCTCGTTGCACTTCCTCCAGCTGCTTTTTAATATAGCCTTCGTATTTTGCACCGATTTCTACCTGCTCTTTTACTTCCGCCGCCAGCGCAGGAGCCTCAAAATGCTCCTCTAGCATAGCATAGGTCACTTCTGGACGACGCAGCAAACCATAAAGAGAAATACCGCTTTTTAGTTCACTGCTTTTCATCGCCGTCAGCGCCTGCTGTACAGCCGAAGACGGTCCGATATGCCGCTCCCGAAGCTGTGCTGCCGCTTCTTCAATAGCTGCTTTTTTCGCTTGAAAACGAGCATAACGTTCATCATCGACCAAACCTACTTGGCGTCCTTTTTCCGTCAACCGCAGATCTGCATTATCTTGACGCAACAGCAAGCGATACTCCGCCCTAGAGGTCATCATCCGATAGGGCTCATTGGTTCCCTTGGTCACCAGATCGTCAATCAATACACCCAAATACGCGTCACTGCGCGATAATACCAACGGCTCCTTGCCTTTTACCTTACAGGCGGCATTAATACCCGCTAACAGGCCTTGGCCTGCCGCCTCCTCATACCCGGACGTTCCATTAGACTGGCCGGCGGAAAAAAAGCCTTCAATCGCTTTATGCTCCAACGTCGCCGTCAACTGCGTCGGTTCCAGGCAATCGTAATCAATAGCATAGCCCGCGCGCATGATTTCCACTTTTTCTAGCCCTGGAATGGTACGCAAAAAAGCCAGCTGCACATCCATAGGCAGACTGGTAGACATGCCCTGCACATACATTTCCTGCGTAGCACGTCCTTCTGGTTCCACAAAAAGCTGATGGGCTTCTTTTTCCGCAAAACGAACGATTTTCGACTCGATAGACGGGCAATAGCGCGGCCCTACACCTTCTACTACCCCTGTATACATCGGTGCTCGGTGCAGATTTTCACGAATAATCCGGTGCGTTTCCGCATTAGTATACGTCAGCCAACAAGGAAGCTGTTCTCTAGTTGCTACATCACTGAGAAACGAAAAATTATGACATTCTTCATCGCCTGGCTGGATAATCATTTTAGAAAAATCCAAAGACCGCGCGTCGACCCTGGCAGGCGTACCGGTTTTAAAGCGCATTAACTTGACGCCATGTTCTTTCAAAGAAATCGTCAGTTTCTCCGCCGCCCGCTGTCCATTAGGGCCGCCGACATAGACAGTCTCACCGATGATAATTTTGCCGCCCAAATACGTCCCTGACGCCAAAATCACGCAGGAAGCTTCGTAAATCTCCCCGGTTTCACAGCGAATGCCTTTGACAGCCCCCTGCTCCACCAGCAGTTCTTCTACTAGCAACTGTTTGATTAAAAGTCCCTGTTGGTTTTCCATGACTTCCTTCATACGCCGTTGGTATACTACTTTGTCAGCCTGAGCCCGCAACGCATGGACCGCCGGACCTTTGCCTGTGTTGAGCATCCGCATTTGTATACAGGTAACATCCGTATTGACGCCCATCTCGCCACCCAAAGCGTCAATTTCTCTCACAAGATGCCCTTTAGCCGAGCCTCCCACTGCCGGATTGCATGGCATCAAAGCAATATTATCCAAGTTCAGCGTAGCCACTAGAGTCGAACAGCCCATGCGCGCTGCTGCTAACGCCGCTTCGCAGCCGGCGTGACCGGCACCTATGATAATCACATCAAAACTTCCTGCGTGATCCAAAGCCTTATCCCCCTTGCAGGCGTCGTCTCTGACACCTCTACCTAATTATTTACCGATACAAAAACGGCTGAAAATCTCTGTAATCATATCTTCGCCCACGGTATCGCCGGTAATTTCCCCCAACAAAGTCCAAGCCGCGCGTAAATCAATAGATAAGCAATCCATCGGCATGCCTGTAGCAGCAGCTATTCCCACTTCCTGCAAATGACGGACCGCTTGCTGCAAGAGCGTCTCTTGACGTAGATTAACCGCTAATAACCCTTCTCCTTGACTAGCTGCACCGCAGTACACCTGCTGCACAATCGCTTCTTCCAACTCCTCTAAGCCCGAAGCGGCGGTAAGCGAAATACGAAGTATCTGCTGCCCAGGGGCCAACATCCGAATTTCTTCTTCACCCCAGAGAGGAGGCAAATCGCTTTTATTCAATAACACTAAACTCTTTTGCGCTCCCAGGAGTTTCAATACTTCCTTATCCTCTTCACTTAAAGGGCGTGACGTATCCAGCAAGACCAAGACCAAATCCGCTTCCTGCAGCATTTTCCGGCTGCGCTCTACTCCGAGTTTCTCTACAATATCCTCGGTTTCGCGAATACCGGCGGTATCAATAATACGCAGCGGTACACCGCGCAGGTTCACATATTCCTCAATCACGTCTCGCGTCGTTCCGGGCACATCCGTCACAATCGCTCGCTGTGTTCGTACCAGCGCATTCAAAAGACTGGACTTACCTACATTAGGCTTGCCCAAAATTACCGTTGCCAGCCCTTCGCGCAACACTTTTCCTTGGTCGGCAGTATCTAAAAGGTGCTGCAATTTCGCTGCGGTTAACGCAGCGCCTTCGGCAGCCTGCTGTGCACTAACTTCTTCGATCTCCTCTTCCGGATAATCCAATAAGGCTTCGATATGGGCAATCAAGGCCAGCAGGCGTTCCCGCTCCGCTCGGATTTCAGCTGCTAAACCGCCTTCTAAATGACGCACCGCCAAGCGCAAAGAAGCCTCTGTTTTAGCACGAATGACGTCCATTACCGCTTCCGCCTGCGTCAAATCTAAACGACCATTTAAAAAAGCCCGCTTCGTAAATTCTCCCGGCTCAGCCAAGCGAGCACCACAAGACAAAGTTAACGCCAAAATACGACGTAAAGACACATGGCTGCCATGACATTGAATTTCGACCACATCTTCCCGAGTATACGAATGCGGCGCCCGCATCACCAGCAGCAATGCTTCATCAACCATGGCACCGTCTACGGGATTTACCACTTTCCCGTACGTCGCATGGTGGGAAGAAACCTCTGCAAGCTTACGTCCTGAGACGCTGCGAAACAAGGCCTCCCCAACATTTTGCGCCAACGGTCCCGAAACACGAACAATGCCCACGCCGGCTTCTCCCGGAGCCGTCACAATGGCGCTGATGGTATCTTCAGCCATACTTAGCTTCCTCCTTAATAAAAACGCCCCACAACATAGCGTACATGCGAAAGTACACCAGTTTGTGGGGCATTGCACGCTATTTTTACGATTTTCTAGCGTTTCAGAGCAATTACTACTTTACGATTAGGCTCTTCGCCTTCACTATACGTAGAAATTCGGCGATCATCCTGCAGCGCCATGTGAATGATTTTACGCTCATGAGGCGTCATCGGCTCCAAGACAACAGGTTCGCCCATACGCTTCACTTTGCTAGCTAAGCGCTGCGCCAAACGTGTCAACGTTTCCGCCCGCCGCCGCCGGTATTCTTCCACATCAATGACGAATTTTATTTTTTCTTCCGCGTCACGATTAGCCGCCAAATTCGTCAAATACTGCAGCGCGTCCAGCGTCTGACCATGTTTGCCAATCAAAATGCCCAAATCTTCACCGCGCAGATTGACGGCCACAGGGCCTTCGTCTTCCGGAACAGCTACTTGCAATTCTACTGCAATATTCATGGATTGAAACAAGTCGCTTAAAAACTGTTTACCTACAGTCAATGCATCCAACGGACGCACATTGACCAAAATCCGAGCCGGCTTACCACCGATAAAACCAAACAGCCCTTTACTAGGCTCTTCCAGTATTTCCACCGTTACTCGGTCTTCACTGACACCTAACTCCTCCAAAGCGCTTGCTAGCGCTTCTTCCATAGTTTTAGCCGTTTTTTCCACAGATTTCAGCATATTGTTCCTGCCCCCTTATCCGAGCTTACGCCGCATCGCGGCTCATCCACCATTGCTGTACGATTTGCACCGTATTCATAGTCACCCAGTACAACACTAGGCCACTGGAGAAGGTCGTACTAATATAGCCGATAAACAGAGGCATAAACATCAGCATCATTTTAGCCTGCTGGTTCATCTCTGTCGAGGTTTGTTTTTGCTGATAGAAAGTCGTCAAAGCAGACAACACGGGAAGAATATACAAAGGATCTGGCTGCGCCAAATCGGTCAACCACAAAAAGGCTGTCGCACCATTAAAGGTAAAGTCGCGCAATCCGTAAAAAATAATAATAAAAATAGGCATCTGCAAGACAAGAGGCAAGCAACCGGCCATAGGATTTACACCGGTTTCCTTATAAAGCTTGATCATTTCCTGCTGCAATTTTTCCGGTTTATCTTTATATTTAGCCTGCAGTTCCTTCATTTTAGGCTGCAATATTTGCATGCCCTTCATGGATTTTACCTGCTTAACAGTCAACGGATACATAATCATTTTAATCACAAAGGTCATTAAAATAATAGCTAAACCGTAACTGGGAAAACCCAGCGTTGCTGTCAATTGATAAAAAATATTCAAAATGTCTTGTAATACCAAAATAGCCGAATCGAATAATTCGAACAAAATCTCACCATCCTGTCTTTTTTTAAACCTACAAAAAAACTTACGTCAATACTTCCTATCTATTGTACAGGGTCATATCCTCCCGGATGAAAGGGATGGCATTTAGCCAAGCGTTTTACAGCCAGCCATGCACCTCGGACAACACCGTATTTTTCAATCGCAAGATAAGCATATTCAGAGCAAGTTGGCATAAAGCGACAAGTTGGTGGCTTTAGCGGGGAAAGAAAATTTCGATAAAAAACGATGGCTCCCAAGAGCAAACGCTTCACGATTCCTCTCCCCCTGTTTGCCACACCTTACTCTTTCGACAAATATGCCTAAAAGATTCAGTTACAGCCTCGTAAGAACTGCCCACCATAGGTTTTCTGCAAATAAAAACAAGCTGCACTCCTGTTTTAAGAAAATCACGGTTTAAACGAAACGCTTCCCGCAAAAGCCTTTTACAACGGTTGCGCACCACAGCGCAGCCCAAACGCTTGCTGACGGAAATACCTACTTTTCGTTCCGTACCTTCTATAGGAAGTACATAAAGTACCAGCATGCGGTTAGCTAAAGAACGTCCTTCTTTATATACCGCTTGAAACTCTTGATTTTTGCGTAGCTTCTCACATTTTTTAAAACAATGCATGCTTTCCTCAAGCCGAAGTCCGAATGGAAAAAATAGGCCACGCTTGGCGGCCTATTATGCGGACAGTTTTTTGCGGCCTCTTGCGCGTCTTTTCTTTAAAACTAGACGGCCACCTTTTGTCTTCATGCGCTCACGAAACCCGTGGGTTCTTTTTTTCCACAGATTATTCGGTTGATACGTACGCTTCATTCTGTTGCACCTCCTTGCTACAGGCATAAAGCCGTTGTACCCGTAACTATTCAAATTATATGCAAGACGCAAGAAGGTGTCAAGAAAAATCCCTTGCTAATTCCATAGATCCTGTTGATAACTTGC
This genomic window from uncultured Anaeromusa sp. contains:
- the rpmH gene encoding 50S ribosomal protein L34, which codes for MKRTYQPNNLWKKRTHGFRERMKTKGGRLVLKKRRARGRKKLSA
- a CDS encoding YidC/Oxa1 family membrane protein insertase — encoded protein: MFELFDSAILVLQDILNIFYQLTATLGFPSYGLAIILMTFVIKMIMYPLTVKQVKSMKGMQILQPKMKELQAKYKDKPEKLQQEMIKLYKETGVNPMAGCLPLVLQMPIFIIIFYGLRDFTFNGATAFLWLTDLAQPDPLYILPVLSALTTFYQQKQTSTEMNQQAKMMLMFMPLFIGYISTTFSSGLVLYWVTMNTVQIVQQWWMSRDAA
- the jag gene encoding RNA-binding cell elongation regulator Jag/EloR, whose amino-acid sequence is MLKSVEKTAKTMEEALASALEELGVSEDRVTVEILEEPSKGLFGFIGGKPARILVNVRPLDALTVGKQFLSDLFQSMNIAVELQVAVPEDEGPVAVNLRGEDLGILIGKHGQTLDALQYLTNLAANRDAEEKIKFVIDVEEYRRRRAETLTRLAQRLASKVKRMGEPVVLEPMTPHERKIIHMALQDDRRISTYSEGEEPNRKVVIALKR
- the mnmE gene encoding tRNA uridine-5-carboxymethylaminomethyl(34) synthesis GTPase MnmE — translated: MAEDTISAIVTAPGEAGVGIVRVSGPLAQNVGEALFRSVSGRKLAEVSSHHATYGKVVNPVDGAMVDEALLLVMRAPHSYTREDVVEIQCHGSHVSLRRILALTLSCGARLAEPGEFTKRAFLNGRLDLTQAEAVMDVIRAKTEASLRLAVRHLEGGLAAEIRAERERLLALIAHIEALLDYPEEEIEEVSAQQAAEGAALTAAKLQHLLDTADQGKVLREGLATVILGKPNVGKSSLLNALVRTQRAIVTDVPGTTRDVIEEYVNLRGVPLRIIDTAGIRETEDIVEKLGVERSRKMLQEADLVLVLLDTSRPLSEEDKEVLKLLGAQKSLVLLNKSDLPPLWGEEEIRMLAPGQQILRISLTAASGLEELEEAIVQQVYCGAASQGEGLLAVNLRQETLLQQAVRHLQEVGIAAATGMPMDCLSIDLRAAWTLLGEITGDTVGEDMITEIFSRFCIGK
- the yidD gene encoding membrane protein insertion efficiency factor YidD, with the protein product MKRLLLGAIVFYRNFLSPLKPPTCRFMPTCSEYAYLAIEKYGVVRGAWLAVKRLAKCHPFHPGGYDPVQ
- the rnpA gene encoding ribonuclease P protein component; amino-acid sequence: MHCFKKCEKLRKNQEFQAVYKEGRSLANRMLVLYVLPIEGTERKVGISVSKRLGCAVVRNRCKRLLREAFRLNRDFLKTGVQLVFICRKPMVGSSYEAVTESFRHICRKSKVWQTGGEES
- the mnmG gene encoding tRNA uridine-5-carboxymethylaminomethyl(34) synthesis enzyme MnmG, with protein sequence MDHAGSFDVIIIGAGHAGCEAALAAARMGCSTLVATLNLDNIALMPCNPAVGGSAKGHLVREIDALGGEMGVNTDVTCIQMRMLNTGKGPAVHALRAQADKVVYQRRMKEVMENQQGLLIKQLLVEELLVEQGAVKGIRCETGEIYEASCVILASGTYLGGKIIIGETVYVGGPNGQRAAEKLTISLKEHGVKLMRFKTGTPARVDARSLDFSKMIIQPGDEECHNFSFLSDVATREQLPCWLTYTNAETHRIIRENLHRAPMYTGVVEGVGPRYCPSIESKIVRFAEKEAHQLFVEPEGRATQEMYVQGMSTSLPMDVQLAFLRTIPGLEKVEIMRAGYAIDYDCLEPTQLTATLEHKAIEGFFSAGQSNGTSGYEEAAGQGLLAGINAACKVKGKEPLVLSRSDAYLGVLIDDLVTKGTNEPYRMMTSRAEYRLLLRQDNADLRLTEKGRQVGLVDDERYARFQAKKAAIEEAAAQLRERHIGPSSAVQQALTAMKSSELKSGISLYGLLRRPEVTYAMLEEHFEAPALAAEVKEQVEIGAKYEGYIKKQLEEVQRAEKLENKLLPNNVDYLSLQGLAVEAREKMQEIKPRSVGQASRISGVSPADIAVLLVHLEQRRREGEA